GGGGGTCTCTTGCCGGTCCGGCTCAGCCTTTATGCGATAGACGGCAGAGAAGTCCTCCGTCTTCACGACGGCCCTCTATCCCCGGGAAGCCATACTTTCTCACTTTCAGACTTTCAGACTTTCACACCTCCCTCCGGCATCTATTTCCTGCGCCTTCAGGCCGGCACCAAATCCCTCGCTGTCAAGGCGGTCATGATGAGGTAGCCTTGCAGGACGTTTCATGGGTGTTAGCGTAGGGGCCGAAGCCGCCGTAGGCGCTTCGTGCCCGTTTGCAGGGTGGCGGAATGGCTCGTATCTGCGGGCAACTATTTTTGGGCGGGCTCGCAAAAACCCTTGACATCTTCCTCTTGCAGCCGTATTTTGTGAAAACCTTGCCTCGGGCTACGGCTCGGGCTACGGCTCGGGCTCAACGTCAACCCTATTCATCAGGAAAGACAATGGCTCGAAGCAACTCTCTCTCCTGCGCGCTCCTCGCGCTGCTCGCAATCGTCTGCCTCTTCGCCGCGCCGTCGGAGGCGTGGGCAACGGATTTGGACTTCGAAATGGATATTCAATGGAATGATGTCGATCCGTATGACGTTGAGGCGGAGGTTCAACTCCTGAATGCCGCTGGTCAAGCGGTCACTGAGTGGAAGAAAATGACCCCAAACGCCCAAGCTACCCTCTACACCCTAACCATCGAGGGTGTTCCCTCCAGCGCCGACACCGCGCGATTCCGGTGGAGAAATCCCGATAACAGAGAATGGGGCGGAATGGATATCGTCGGCTTTCCGAATGCGGATCCAGTCATTGCGGAGCCATCCTTGAATTGGAGCGGTTTGACCATAAATGATGTTTTCGTTCAGTAGAAGCCCTTGAGTTCGGCCAGGCCAGCAGAATCATGAATTTGCCAATCAAACCATACTGCGGTGGATGGTTCGATTCGAGAATCTGGTGCAGATGCGGAATGGCGCTTGCAACTTGGAGCCTGTTCAGCATAGGCGCCATTGCCCAGCCTGAAATCGACCTGCTGCGCCATTATAATATATCGGGCAATGATTACTTTACCGACCTCTAC
This window of the Calditrichota bacterium genome carries:
- a CDS encoding T9SS type A sorting domain-containing protein, giving the protein GGLLPVRLSLYAIDGREVLRLHDGPLSPGSHTFSLSDFQTFTPPSGIYFLRLQAGTKSLAVKAVMMR